The nucleotide sequence CAGAAACCACACCGTCTGCTCAAGAAACTCCCTGCAATAGCACGGGGCAAAATCTATACAGACACACTcttaagctgtgtctagactggccagtttttccagaaaatcagccgcttttccggaaaaacttgccagctgtctacactggccgcttgaatttccacaaaagcactgacttcctactgtaagaaatcagtgattcttgcagaaatactattctgctcccgttcagacaaaagtcccttttgcgcaaagcttttgtgcaaaaggaccagtgagacagctcagatttgttttccgcaaaaaaagccccgatcgcaaaaaagtgcttttgcagaaaagcgtccgtgccaatctagatgctctgttccgaaaatgcttttaacggaaaactatGTGCAGCCCGGCTACAGCCACTGGCGTGcaacccaggcctgcccccggggtgcatggcgcatgcgcggcccaaCTATggccgctggcgcgcagcccagggcccgcccctaGGGTGCACGGCACAAACGCGGCCCAGTCCGGCCCAGCCGTTGCTGCTGGCGTGTGCACCAGGCCGTGTAGGGCCCCGCGGTCATGGAGGGAAGGGTGTTGCTGGCCGGCGCCGCAGGGATGCGGGTgagccggcgctgcgggagctgggtgcacggcacctgatggcagctgtaagggacagcTGCCATCGGgagccccccatcggttggcgccctggccAGCTGCTTAGTTCGCCCATGCCTTCGTTCAGCCCTGCCccaatgatgccacagcacacgAGGAGGcggagctctgtgactttgtcctcacccacaacaatttctgatttggagacaatttatacATTCAAGTCAGCGGCACTGTTATAGTTACCCACATGGCcctacaatatgccaacatttttatgactGACCTAGAATGTTTCCTCAGCTTCCATCCCCTAGCACCTctcctctacttatgctacactgGTGACATCTTCATCATAGGGACCCATGCAAAGGAAGCCGTTGAAGAATTCCATcaggatttcaacaattttcaccccactatcaacctcagcctggaacaatccacacaagaaatccacttactggacactacagtacaaataccagaaaccttctgacCACTATTCTGACCTACTTGCCTcttgcttccatccaggacatatTACATGATCTATTGTCTgaagccaagccctaagatacaaccatatgtgctccaatccctcagacaaagacaaacacctacaggatgtttatcaagcattcttaaaacttaaatacccatctggggaagtgaagaaacagactgacagccagatgagtacccagaagtAACCTGCTtcaggacaggcccaacaaggtaaagaagggtatgtctacattgcattcctcttctgagagagaaatgcaaatgcagacaaattgCAAATGCAaaaagcgaaattgcaaatgaagcacggatttgcataatcgcagactgccgcttttccgaaatagcgtCTTGCAAGAAAACAAACACGGTCCCcatggggttattttgagaaaaaaacccttcctttgaaataacccttactcctcatttgtAACACAGAGGTATTGTCTTTTTAGGTGCCCTCCTATTTACTACAAGGGTCCCACCCAACAAGATGACAGACTACCTGAAATGCTCTCTCATTCTGAGCACTACATTAGCCTCTCATAAAGACTGCAGGATTCTAGCCCGGCTGCTTGAATCAATATGAAATATTGCATGCTGTGGCTTgtagtttctgcaggctgcattTCTGTATTTAAGCTCCAGCCCCAGAagtttatttaattaattaaccaCATAAAAGACCCCTCCCCACTGTCAAAACTTCTAAACAATTCAGAGTTCTAAATCTAGGTGTCTCCGGCTCAGGCCCTTCTATCCCATACAAGCACCCAATCATAAGTGACCTCATGTTTAAAAGTGCTGAGAGCACGCATTTCCCATGGACTTCTACAGAATTTGCGGATACTCTGAACTCAGAAAATAATTCTGCTTATCTTCAGGTGCCTACATACGGCCCTGGCATACCCCTGTATTGAGCATGAAAGAATAGAGGAGGAGGCACATCTGTTTATTGAACAGAGAGGTTGCCACTGGGGCAAAGGGTGTGTCCCCACACTGAGCCTGGGGTCTATGAAGTGGAAGGAGTCATATCTTCGTATTTAACACGAAGCCCTATGAGGAGTGGCGGATGACCCCCTAGAGCACTGTTTGTCAACCAGTtgtacgagtaccctcaggggtatttgagagaagtttgggggggggggattacatcaacacaactgaaatgtggagaaaactgaatgcgtgttttaagttttacagtgttttattatttttgtactttttacacccaaatatgtcatctacgattaagttgtttaaacaaatgcgttgcaatagtagaaaaaaaaaagtgtgtgtctgaaaactgtaggtactggggatacttacatacttttttttattaaagggctactttattttaaaagtttgagaaaccctgcCCTAGACTGCACACAGGGCCCTGCGGGAGACAGGAGACACGTCCCCCTATTGCACATGGGGTAATGGAGGGACACATTCCCGAACAGATGCCTTGGGGAGAATAGGGGTATCCCCATCCTGAACACGGCGCTGCGGCTAGGGGGCAGAACCCCATATTAAACACGGGGCCCATGGGCAGAACtgccccggagggggggggtgtctccACACTGCACCTGGGACCCCAAGGGGGAGGGGGCCTACCCCTCGTACCGCTCCAGAGGCCGCgtaagggggggaaggggcgtaGCCCCTGTACTGTTCCCGAGgccccgtggggggaggggcgtatcTCCCTCCCGAACACTGGGCcccgtggggaggagggggcgtaGCCCCTATACTGCCCTCAAggccccgtgggggaggggcgtatctctctactgggcactgtgggggggaggggcgtagcCCCTGCACTGAATCCCGGGCCCGATGCGGGGACGGGGAGGGgacccctctccctctccacagcACATGCAGGCGGGCGCTCTCACCCCTTTCACCTCAGGGCGGTATCACACCCGTGCATGCGGGGGACGCCAGCCGATGGAACATTCCAAACGGTTAATGCGCCGCTCTGAGGAGGAACTTGCACCCCTCCGCGGTAACCCAGCCCAGCCGAGCTTCGGCTCCGCCTCGCGCGCTGCTGGGAGCGAATGTCCGTcagtgcgggggcagggggcgggtctACGGCGCCGATGTCAGCTCGGTGCTGCGTTGAGAGAGGGGAGTGAGCGTCGTCGCTCTTCCCACAATGCCTTGCTGTACAATTTGAGCCCCATCTTGAGAGAGGGGAGTGAGCAGTTTGAATTTGAGCTCCCTCCGTGTGTGAGTGCAGAGCGCACtgagcgggggctgggcccatCGCTGCTCGATACCCCGCCCCGCCTGCGGGCCGGGGTTTGTTCCCCGACCGCTCCCGTGGCCTTGCGGAGCCTCGGCTGTTGCCTCTGGGACTGTCTGGGGCCGCTGCGAGCGGGCTCGTTCCCACCAAGATGCGCCTGGTGCTGATCTCCAGGTAGAGACGACAAGAGACGGGGCGGGCGGCGGAGCCACGGGGCCTGGCCTCACCCGGCCGCCACTGCCGTGGTTCCTCTTCGCTCAGGGACTGACTGGCCGTCCCGCGAGAGGCCTGCTCGCCCGCCCAGGAGCCGCCGAACGCCGCCGCCCGGGCCGCGCTGCGAGGAGCAGGAAGCCCGCTCAGGGAGCTTCGCCGGGTGTCACTGCTGCGGCCGCACTGCGAGGACGAGGAGGCCGCTCGGCTtcaagggggaaagaggaggcCCGAAGCCCAGGAGTCGCAATCCTCGGTCCGGCGGCTGGAGGGAGGAGGCCTGCTGAGGGGCCTGTAGCTTTGctgaagggggaggaagaggaggagcccaACCGACCACAAACCCGGTGTGGTGCCCGATGAGTTTGGGGCTCGGCGGCTGATCCAGACGCTCGAGGCAGGAGCCGGAGGATGTATCATAGAGCCTGTTTCTCAGGCAACCGATCGTGACAACCTTCGACTGTCCCTCTGCCTTCTCCCCGGGGTGCAGAGAGCTTCACCCGCGCTGGCGGAACTCCCTCCCCACAGAGGCACCATGTCCAAGATGCCGGCTAAGAAGAAGAGCTGCTTCCAGATCACCAGTGTGACCACCGCCCAGGTGGCCAGCAGCATCACGGAGGACACTGAGAGCCTGGATGATCCAGACGAGTCCCGCACCGAGGATGTTTCCTCCGAGATCTTCGATGTGTCCCGGGCCACGGACTACGGCCCCGAGGATGTCTGCGAACGGAGTTCCTCCGAGGAGACCCTCAACAATGTGGGTGACGCTGAAACTCCCGGTGCTGTCTCCCCTAACCTCCTCCTAGATGGGCAGTTGGCGGCtgcggcagcaggggctgctaCTGCGTCTCCGCCTGCTGCTGCTAACGGGGGAGCCTTGCCCAAAAGCACCGCGGTGCCCCAAGTGGCCGCCGTCCAAATTCCCTCCGCGacggcaggaggcagcagtgcGCAGGTTTCCGCTCCGGGGACCATGTCTCAGACTGCTGCGGCCGCATGTAGTTCACGCTTCAGGGTGATCAAGCTGGACCACGGTACGGGGGAGCCTTATAGGCGGGGACGATGGACGTGTATGGAATTTTACGATCGGGACTTGGACAGTAGTGGCGTTCTAGCCAGAACAGGAGATTGCATTAGACATAGCAGCACCTTTGAGCAGGCTGCTCAGGAAAGGGACAGTGGCTTGGGTGCAACGGGGGGCTCCATAGTAATGTCAGCGGTGCCAGCATCAGCACACGGCCCTGAATCCCTAGCTGACAGCTCCCTTACTGCTGTGTCACAGCTGCTCCAGGCAGAGAAAATGAACCAGCCCTCTTTACAGCAACCTAATTTTGTCATTGGACAGCAGCAGCCCATAGGCGGGGCCATTCCTCAAAGTACTGCTCAGCCTATGTATTCCGGGGCTACGATAACGAGTCAGCAGACTATGGTGCCGCCGCAGCAAACCCAGCCACAGGTAAATGCACAAAGTGTTGTACAGGGGGGGCCTAATGGGAAGGGTATGTCCCCTGCAAATGTAACAGCCCAACCGAGCATGCTCATGTCACAGCAGCCGGTACAGCAAGCAAATATACCAGTGACTCAACCTCAGCAATTTGCTTATTCTCAGCCCCAGATTCCACCAGGGCATCTACTGCCAACGCAGTCTTCTGGCCAGACAGAATACATTCAGCACATGACAGTAATGCAGAGTCAAGGAACCATTCAACAAGCGACTACAGGCTCTGTTCCAAGTACTGGAGCTTCCAGCCTTCCTGTGGGCCAGGTGACTGGCCAGAATCCCTCACCTGTTGGAGCACCAATCATTGGAGTTTCACCACAGCCTAGTGAAACAATGGGGCAGGGATCAGGATTGATGCAGAGTGGCCAGACCCCACCTAGTCAGACTGTCATACCGCAACCAGGAGGTGTGGTGCAGCAAAGCATTGGACATTCAGGGGTTGTGCAACAGAAATCCATGACTCAGCATCAAATGAGTGGAAGCAGTCAAGTGTCTGGAATGCCTAGTGCTCCTCATACTGTAGTCTCTGGAGTTCAGAATGTGCCTGCAGTTGTACCCGGTACAAGTGTGCCTAGTGTGTCTACCACTTCTGTTACTATGCCAAATGTCCCTGTTACTTTAGTTCAGTCACAGCTGACCAGCCATACATCTGTGACTAGGAGTTCCAGTGTTGTCCAGCAACATGTTGGACTTTCACTAATGCAAGGCACAACTAATGTACTTACAAATCTGTCACAATCCAATCTTGGACAGTTTCAGACTCAAACTCAACCTTCAATAGGCCAGATTGATGATACTAGAAGAAAATCAGAACCCCTACCTCAGCCACCACTTTCTCTTATTGCTGAAAGTAAACCTCTTGTGAAGCCTCCCATTCCAGACACTCTAACAAATCCTCTTCATTTACCTGCAACTACTCCTATGAACAGTCTTGCCAGCTCTGTATTTGGCATATCTATTCCTGTTGATGGTGATGAAGACAGGTATGAGCAATTTTATTATAACTGTTTAAAATTCATATAACTGTTCAACTACATTTTAATTGGCAGATAACTTGTGTGtgtataaggaagaagttgcccccccccccccgtttctgTATGTATTTCAAAGCTGCCAGCTGTTAATCAGATggaaaatggtttattagattgcTGTATAACAACATTATATTCCAATAGTTAAAACCACAATGCTCCAACCAATGTGTGTTGTCTTAATTTGAGAACTAACATTAACAAACCTCCTTGATTGCAAAGATAACAATCAAGTTCAACAGCAAGATAAATTAGAGGAAAATACTTGTACATAAGTAGcgtaaatgatctgaagaaaagtTATCTCCCTCTACATTTAGCATAACCATTCTTGGGGAAGCTTTTATCCCCTCGGTAAACATATAATTTCATTAATACCATAGAATAATTTTGTTAGGCAATATTAATTGTAACTGTCAGATTTTATTAACTTTTAGTAAAAGGTACAGTGAGCGCATACATCAGTTGGTTTGCATGTAttgcaaaggttttttttccttatttcctctgatataagtgtgtgtgtgtgtgtgtgtgtgtgtgatttaaaaAACCTTTATAAACTTAGCCTAAGTTCTGTTGCCTAAGTTAACCAAATATGCCTGAATTTCAGTGAGGCTTTCAGGGGAAGCAGCTTGTTGTATAGAGTTGAAAATAATCTTGGTGAGGCAACCATGTGTTGTAAAGGGAGTCAGACACATTGTTACAGTTCAGATTATTATGAATAAGAAGGCAGAAATGTGTATATGTCCCTAGAGAACCAGAATAATCTTAAAAATGATAAATATTGTCTGTCAGAGAAGTGTCATATAATACAGGTCACACATCTAAGATGAACTACtaaattttgaaatgtaaaaatcTGGCTTGTGCAGAGTAGTATGCTGtcatgaggggagggagggaaggaggccggGCAGTAGAGCATAATTTCAGTAGTGCTCTTACAAAATGTAACTTTGAAAACCCAGAATACCTTAATCCAAAACCCATCCCCAGTAATGTTATTAACCAGTGTGAAATTTCTGGTACAAAATGGTTATTAAATTAGAACACTCATTACCACAGGCATAATCTGATAGTAACAggcttgggggggcaggaggttggtgtCAAGTAGAACATTTTTATAGTCATATCAGTATTATACATTTTAGTGTTGCTAGCAGCAGTTTATTGATATTTTTGGAAGTCCTGTTAACTTTTTAAGGTAACTTGGATTTCACTACAGCAACTATCATAAAGCTGAAAATATCTTCCAGAAGACCTCACATTTGTTGCAGCTATTCCCCTGGCATTCTTGCCAGGTAGTGGAATCCTGGAAGATGCTTTTTCTGCTTCATCAAACTACTTTGCCCTCTCCCCATGTCAAAATTTCTTTAGGAATATCAATAGATATACTGGAAGGTTCAGTTTAGTTGCAGTAGTACCAGCTTGCTATCTGTACttctgaaggtttttttttagaGGAGAAATACTTTATGTTCAGAAACTGTCTTAGCTGTTCCCATCTAAAAGTAAATCTGCAAATAAGAATTAGGAACTGACAATTACATTGTGAATTTTCTCTTTTCCTGAGTTGTTGTTAGTTTCTATGCTGAGTATCCCAATTTTTGTGTTTCTATTAAGGTACCTATTCTTCTCAATCATCTATTTCTGCTTTGTGTGACATGAAAATATATTTGGTGTCCTAGGCATTATGCTATCCAAGGAAATCTGTGGAATATGAGGCTAGCTTTTTGTGAGGGTAAAAGTACTGGATCTATCCTTCAAGCTCTCAGCTTTCTTGTAGCTCGCCCCCATTCCTGCAAGCTGTTATGCACAGGTAGAGATTGCAGTAGGACTTAGTGCAGGAGTTGGCCCATATGGGACAGTGTGCATGACTGAGGCCAAAGAAATAATTTGTAAAATCTTGTACAGTTAACTATAGAAAGCTCTTAAAGGTACACAGCCAACTTGGATTATATTTGCTTTTGTGTACACATAACATAACCGAAAATGACTTGTTTTGCTCATTCACAGCATTCTTTGTGTGTA is from Pelodiscus sinensis isolate JC-2024 chromosome 10, ASM4963464v1, whole genome shotgun sequence and encodes:
- the TSC22D2 gene encoding TSC22 domain family protein 2 isoform X1, which translates into the protein MSKMPAKKKSCFQITSVTTAQVASSITEDTESLDDPDESRTEDVSSEIFDVSRATDYGPEDVCERSSSEETLNNVGDAETPGAVSPNLLLDGQLAAAAAGAATASPPAAANGGALPKSTAVPQVAAVQIPSATAGGSSAQVSAPGTMSQTAAAACSSRFRVIKLDHGTGEPYRRGRWTCMEFYDRDLDSSGVLARTGDCIRHSSTFEQAAQERDSGLGATGGSIVMSAVPASAHGPESLADSSLTAVSQLLQAEKMNQPSLQQPNFVIGQQQPIGGAIPQSTAQPMYSGATITSQQTMVPPQQTQPQVNAQSVVQGGPNGKGMSPANVTAQPSMLMSQQPVQQANIPVTQPQQFAYSQPQIPPGHLLPTQSSGQTEYIQHMTVMQSQGTIQQATTGSVPSTGASSLPVGQVTGQNPSPVGAPIIGVSPQPSETMGQGSGLMQSGQTPPSQTVIPQPGGVVQQSIGHSGVVQQKSMTQHQMSGSSQVSGMPSAPHTVVSGVQNVPAVVPGTSVPSVSTTSVTMPNVPVTLVQSQLTSHTSVTRSSSVVQQHVGLSLMQGTTNVLTNLSQSNLGQFQTQTQPSIGQIDDTRRKSEPLPQPPLSLIAESKPLVKPPIPDTLTNPLHLPATTPMNSLASSVFGISIPVDGDEDSASGASVVAIDNKIEQAMDLVKSHLMYAVREEVEVLKEQIKELIERNSLLERENALLKSLSNNDQLSQLSTQQAIPSSTSQLQTVIAQPPQPTQPPQQPNVSSA
- the TSC22D2 gene encoding TSC22 domain family protein 2 isoform X2; amino-acid sequence: MSKMPAKKKSCFQITSVTTAQVASSITEDTESLDDPDESRTEDVSSEIFDVSRATDYGPEDVCERSSSEETLNNVGDAETPGAVSPNLLLDGQLAAAAAGAATASPPAAANGGALPKSTAVPQVAAVQIPSATAGGSSAQVSAPGTMSQTAAAACSSRFRVIKLDHGTGEPYRRGRWTCMEFYDRDLDSSGVLARTGDCIRHSSTFEQAAQERDSGLGATGGSIVMSAVPASAHGPESLADSSLTAVSQLLQAEKMNQPSLQQPNFVIGQQQPIGGAIPQSTAQPMYSGATITSQQTMVPPQQTQPQVNAQSVVQGGPNGKGMSPANVTAQPSMLMSQQPVQQANIPVTQPQQFAYSQPQIPPGHLLPTQSSGQTEYIQHMTVMQSQGTIQQATTGSVPSTGASSLPVGQVTGQNPSPVGAPIIGVSPQPSETMGQGSGLMQSGQTPPSQTVIPQPGGVVQQSIGHSGVVQQKSMTQHQMSGSSQVSGMPSAPHTVVSGVQNVPAVVPGTSVPSVSTTSVTMPNVPVTLVQSQLTSHTSVTRSSSVVQQHVGLSLMQGTTNVLTNLSQSNLGQFQTQTQPSIGQIDDTRRKSEPLPQPPLSLIAESKPLVKPPIPDTLTNPLHLPATTPMNSLASSVFGISIPVDGDEDSRPVPCFIGLP